Sequence from the bacterium genome:
TGTAAAATCCGTTTGTCAAGTAGACAAATTTTAAAAAAAATCCGGTCTAAAAATCGACATTCCTTCGGAACAAATATTTACCTTGTAAGATCCTTTAGAAAGATCTTACGTAATGGAATTATAAAGTTAATTTATAAGGATATTTAATCCAAAGATATCCTGTTCCATTACCGGATTTATTTTCAAAAAAGCAAATACCATCACCTCCAATCAAAAATTTTAACTACTTTTTCTGATAACCAATTGATAACCTATACCATCAAGAAACTTGATAAGTTTATCCAATCTCGGCAATCTATCTTTATTAAGTTTATTATTTATAGCTTGCTTTGTAAGTCCAAGTTTTTTTGCAAGTTGAACCTGAGAAATTTGTTCAACACATAATATAAATTTCAAAGTGGCAACAAATCTATCTTCATCTTTTATAATAAGTTCACTTTTCATAAAACACCTTCCTTGTAAAATGCATATGTCAACTAAATAGTTTACATTGCCATTTTGCCATTGTAAACGAATAAGTTGACAATGCTTTTATTCCGTTCAGTTGAACCTGGTTTTAAATAATGAGAATTTTTATACGTTAACATCATTGGATTTTTTCTCTTTATTTTCTCTGTCAGAGAAAGAAGTAATCTTTTTCCCACGAAGGCGGTAACTCTCTCCTGACAGATAATAAACTTCTCCATGATGGAGTAATCTGTCAACAAGAGCTGCAGCAAGAGAAGAATCCTGGAGTATATTCCCCCATTCTACAAGACTCTTATTACTCGTAATAATTAAAGGTTTTTTCTCATACCTACCTGCTACTATTTCATATAATATAGGACCTATATCAGAATTAAGAGCAAGGTATCCAAGTTCATCCAGTATAAGGAGGTCGCATTTTATCAATAACTTGATTTCTTTTTGCCTTTCGTAAATATTTTTTACCTGCAGTATTCTATTCATTAAAGATTGAACAGTAAAAAATCTTACATCATATCCCTGGGTAAGATGTTTTATACCTATAGCAATAGACAGATGTGTTTTCCCCAGACCTGCAGGACCTATCAGACAAAGAGTTCTACCCTGATTGATGAAAGTATTTTCCAGATAGGTCAAAAATACCTGTCTTTGTAATTCCGGCCTGAAACGGAAATCAAATTGTTCTATCGT
This genomic interval carries:
- a CDS encoding helix-turn-helix transcriptional regulator, whose translation is MKSELIIKDEDRFVATLKFILCVEQISQVQLAKKLGLTKQAINNKLNKDRLPRLDKLIKFLDGIGYQLVIRKSS
- the istB gene encoding IS21-like element helper ATPase IstB, whose product is MMEVLLNNLKLNRIKEVYSDWIEKAAKENMGYGDFLRGLLQEEVLFREERGIRRRLRMAGFPYEKTIEQFDFRFRPELQRQVFLTYLENTFINQGRTLCLIGPAGLGKTHLSIAIGIKHLTQGYDVRFFTVQSLMNRILQVKNIYERQKEIKLLIKCDLLILDELGYLALNSDIGPILYEIVAGRYEKKPLIITSNKSLVEWGNILQDSSLAAALVDRLLHHGEVYYLSGESYRLRGKKITSFSDRENKEKKSNDVNV